The Pueribacillus theae nucleotide sequence CAAGACGGCCTTTTCCCGATCTTCAAATGAAATCGCGAGCGTGTAGGATGCTTTTCCTGTGAAACGCTCAGCAAGCGAAGGCGTCAAAAGTTCAAGAGAGACCGGTTCCATCGTCGAATCAAGAAGTTTAACTGCAAATTGACGGATTTCCTGTTCTTTCCCTTGAGGAAAATGAAGCAATGAAAGCCCCTCATATTTTGATATTGGACGAAGCTTGACCGTAATTTCGCTAATGACTCCCAATGTTCCCATTGACCCGATGAATAGCTTGTTCATGTCATAGCCGGCAACGTTTTTTACAACTTTTCCGCCAGTGCGAATCACTCTTCCATCCGCATAAACGATTCTTGTCCCAATCACGAGGTCTCTTGCTGAACCGTAAAGAAGCCTTTTCGGGCCGCTGTCATTTGCGGCGACAATCCCGCCAATCGTTGCAAGTTCTGGCCATGGAGTATCAAGTGCTACACGCTGGCCATGCTTCGCCAATTCATCAGAGATTTCTTTTAGCGTTGTTCCCGGTTTTACTGTTAGCGTCAAATCGCCAACCGAATGTTCAACGATTCCTTTATACTTCGCAAGCGACAATAAAATGTCTGCTTGTTTCTTTGTGCCACCGAAGCCGCGTTTCGTTCCGCCTGAAATAATATTTACTGTCTTGTCATGCTGATGGGCATAAGCAAGCACTTTTGAAATATCTTCTTCGGAAAGCGCTTCAATGATTTGGATTCCTCCATTGCCAAGAGGGTGCTCTTGCCCGTCATTGTTTTTAATTTGTTCTTTTGGCAATACCCCTTCTAAATTTGAAGAAATCATGTTGCCTTTCCCCCTTTTTGAAGTATAAATTTGCATCTGCGTCTTACTTGCTTACGCTTCGAAGTAGGCTTCCTCGGTGCAGGGCACTAACGGTGCATTTCAATGCAGCAGCCGTGCTCTTTCGCAAATTTAGACCGATCCGGCTTCTGTCCTCTGACTTCTAAAGAAAGGACGCGTCAGCGTTTTTCTTATTAATCCCATCAGTCGCCTGATTCGTTCAGATGATTGTCTAGAAGTTCCTCTACGTAAGTCAGGTGGTTATACATTGCTTTACGTGCTTTAATCGGATCTTTCGCTTTCATTGATTCATAGATGGCGATATGTTGTTCCGCAACATCTCTGGACAATTTCTCATCAGATAAAATAATCCGATGGCAAGCCATAATCCCTTTTTTCGTTGTTGTTGATACTGTATCCATTAAATCGACTAAAATTTCATTTCCGCTCGCTTCCGCAATGGCCAGATGAAAACGGTAATCCGCTTCCCAACCTTTCAACGTTTTTGCATTAACCAATTCATCGAGTTCTTTTTCCATGATGTTAAGCTGTTTTTCAGTCGCGTTTAACGCTGCCATTTCAGCAATGCCTGCTTCTAAAATTTTTCGAACTTGATACAGTTTGCTTATATCGCTCTTTTGGACGAGTAAGATATCTGGAAGCAACTGCGCTGTATCAAAATGACAGACAAAAGTCCCTTCCCCATGTTTCACGTTGACAAGCCCTCTTCCTTTGAGAGTTGTCAACGCGTCACGGACTGCTGATCGTCCAACGTCGAACAATTCACACATTTCTCTGACAGAGGGCAATTTTTCCCCCGGCTGAACGCTGCCTGAACGAATCCATTCTTCAATTTGTTCAACGACAATATCGGATACTTTTTTGCCTGAAATCTTCTCAACTTGGAGCATGACATACCCCTCCTGCTCTTTGGGAAGGTGATCGGTTATCAGATATCTGATAAGTTTAGTTCCATTAAATCATTGTACTATAACAATGTCAATTGGTTATTTTTCAAAAAAACAAAAAAAATAAAGTGCCCTGTTTCCAGGCACTTTCGATAATTATCACGCCGCAACGGTCCGCAGGATCCCCACTTATGGAAGTTTCGCTTTATGAAATCAGCAGGGAAAACAAATAAGTAATGGCACTTATAATCATAACGCCAGTAGTCATTAACAAAAAATCACTTGAATCGATCGTACTCATTTCTTCTACATTTGTCATGTCAGGCTCGCTATACATATTTTATTCCTCCCTCTGTAAATTTGATCCCTCCGTTTCGTTCTTAGTTTATTTATACCCATTACTTTCCAAGCTGAAACTAATTGCTGGAATTTTTTGCTTATTACTTACCGTTCTCAAACAACTGGCTAATAAAAAAATCAAGTATTGCATTTTTTACTTCACTTTTTAGCGGGTTTCCATCAGAATCATAAAATTCTACTTCTATTGCTTCATCGTTCATAAATTCAATTTGGTCGATTTGGATATTACCGTTCTTTTCAGGCTTTGTCATTTCTTCTAGCACGTTGGGATAATCGATGTCCTTGTCGTTTTCGGCTGTTCTATCTTTTGCAAATACTTGGGCATGTGCTGTTTCTTTTAGGTTGTCTCCTTTTCCAACAGAATGCACGATTCCAAATCCTAGTGCAACGCCTAATGATAGGATACCTATCCCTTTCAAAAACCTATGAAATAAATTCACAGTTATCACTCCTTAGGGCCCGGTTAATTTTGACTAAATTTTCCGCAAGAACTGGCTGAAAGGAAAGTAAGGTTTGATCTGGTTGTTCATTACATAAATTGCCTAATTCTGACATATTTATTCTCTTTTAAAATAAAATATTCGACTTGGTTTTATTTTATCCTTTTTGTTTGTACAAAAAATTGAGCATTTTTGTCTTTTTTTAGTTGATTTGAATTTTCTGTAAAAAAAGAAAAAAGTGCCCAACGACTAGCTTTTGGACACTGTAATTCGTTTCAATAGAAAATTACCCAGCGGTTAATGTGTAGGACAGTTTTCCATCCGAACTTATATCAATCAATGCTCCTCTCAACATCCCTTGGTCATAGTCGGTTCCCGCATTCATACATATTGTCCTTCCGAGGATGGTTACGCCCCTGCTTTCATGGACATGCCCATGCAGGGAAAGCAGCGGTTGGTATTTCTCTATCGCTTCGCGGACAGCCTTGCTTCCAGAAGGAGCGGTTGCTAATGCATCTCCGTCAAGAACAGGCTTTAATTCTTCATCATATACTGTGCCTTGATCAAGATCAGTGTCATAAGGCGGGATATGAATATTAAAAATGCATTTATCCATATTCTTTACTTCAACCGCAAGGTCATGAATTTTCTGAGCTAGGTCTTCCTCGCTAAATTCGCGTGGATAGTGAAAGACACTCGGTATGCCTCCGCCGATTGAGAGAATTTCATACCCATTATATTCGATGATTTTCCCGTCCCCATTTTGCACATAAGATGCCGAGTTAAGTAAATCATCAAGGTAAAAATCATCCATGCTGCCAGGGATTAGAATACAAGGAATCCCCGCAGCTTTAAATCTCTCATCAGCCAATTCCAGCCATTGCTTTAGCACTTCAATTTGTTTTTCTTTAATGATCTGTTCAGCATCGTCTTCCGTTAATTTATTTAGTTTGTCCTCCGATATGATGAAAGGATAAAATCCGGCATCGCGTAGGTTTCTTTCCAAATCGGGAATTTCGTTTGCTTTTTTAATTTTTACGGTTGACCCATAGTATCGGCACGTATATACGTCGCCATTTTTTACAATGGGCACCACTTGCTTGCCAGTAAAATCTCCCCCGTTAATAACTAAATCAGCTTTATAAAATGTTCCGGCGTTTGTAAATTTCCGAAATGCGGTTTCGCCAGCGTGCAAATCACCTGCATAAAATATTTTCATCCCTTCTCACCCCATATTTTTAATAATCACACCTGCTAAGAAGCAGGGCAACGAGAGACATAAAGCCGCCGATGGATTCATTCCTATCAACCTATCATTTTTGAAACATTCTTTTTAATCTGAAGGAATTTCTTGAAACTGGATATCGATGTCGATTCCTTTTTTGGCATGGACACGTTTCATAATGAAATAAATGATTAAAGGAGTAATCATTAGCACGAAAGAAACAATAATCATCGTGAAAGAGATGTCTCCCCTAAAGAGCGGGATGAGAAGGTAATAACAAATCGATACACTAATCAAAAACGTCAGCCAGCCTAAAATCGTAATGACGTGGACCCCTAGAAACTTCGTTTTCACAATTGGCGGCGAGGACTGGAACAATATTTTCTTCCTCGTTGAAAAAAGAATCCCGGATAGTCCTAAAAAGATCCACGCTAAAAACCAAGTGAAGATCGTAAATCCAATATTTTCTGTCCAGGTAGGAAGAAAAATATCGAGCATTAAAAAGACCCACGCGCCAGCAATCACGGTCCTTAATGCATACGTTGGAGAATTCGTTTTTTCATTGAGCTTCATATACTTACTTGGAAACAGCCGGTCAAACGACCAGGCGACAAAATTTCGTGACGGTCCAAATCCTAGTCCGGCAGCTGAGCCAAAGGTTGCAAACGCGAAACAGATAGCGATTAAAAAGACAAAAATGGGACTCTTCGTCATAATGCCAATCATGATCGTAATAAATGGATCATAGCTGCCGAAAGGATATGCCGTATGGCCAGCATTGTACAAATAATACAAGCTGTTAGACCACATCCCACCGAAGTTCACATAAGACATCCCATAGAAAATAAACCAGACAAACATTAAAATCGCTAAAGAGCCGAACAATGCAAGCAACTGGGATTTCTGTACGTTCCGTACTTCACCGGCTAAATTGGCGCCAAAGGTAGAACCCAACGTATTTAAGATGATGTATGTGGATCCTGCCATGATCGTAGCGCCGAACAAGAATTTCGTCGGATATCCGTCAGCCTGGGCGAGATTAATCACATCAGCATAGGCTAAACTAGTAAGCTGGGTAAAATTGTTTGCAAAGGTTTCTGGTCCTGTTACGAGATTCGCGACAATAAATGTAATGGCACCAAGCAGTGTAGCACCCAATGTAATGTAAGCGAGCTTTACCATCCATTTGGTTCCTTTATAGTAAATAAAGTAGATAAATAAAAGCAGAGCAGTTCCTATGATGGCACGTATATAGGTTTGATTTAAAAAGTCCGCCACACCTAGCCATGTCGAATCGTTCCCCTTAATAAGGGCGATGGAATAGAAAAATTCGACGATTGACCACTTCATAAGCCAATTCAGTAAAATTCCCGTCCAGGAAATCGCTGTAAACGTAATCATAAAACTCGCCATTAAGCCAAGTGATGGATGCAAGATACGGCTAATATAGATGTATTCACCTCCTGAACGCGGCATAGCGACCGACAGCAGCCAATAAAGGCCGGCAATGATAAACATCTGAGCTACCGTTAAAATCGCCCATACCATATGTGCACCGGGGTACAAAAAAGGGGCCCACATAATATAGACGAGCGCAAACATCAAGCCGGGGTTTGCGGATGAATAAATCATCGTATCAATCGGGCTGATTTGCCGTGCAACACCGCCGGTTGAGCGTTGTTCAAATAACGCAAGACCAGTTCTCGCCATTGTTTCTCACCCTTCTTCCTTTTGAATTTTTCCAATAATCAAACTTAACAGAAGCTGCCGGTCGAGTTCATGAAGGTTAAATTTGTGTGAATCATTTGCAATTTATTGGCGCGATTGACCGTTACCACCCCCCTTTCCGAAGGCTCCCCAACACATTTTGTACGGACTGGGCAGATTTGTTAAGTGCTTCTTTTTCTTCAGTTGTGAGCGGCAGTTCGATAATGCTTTCAATTCCGTCTCCACCAAGGATTGTCGGAACACCTAGATAGATATTTTGGTAGCCATATTCTCCCTCTAGATAAGCAATGGATGGCAAGATTCGTTTTTTGTCTTTTAAGATAGCTTCTGCCATTTCAACAACCGAGGCAGCGGGAGCGTAGTATGCACTTCCGTTGCCAAGTAAATTGACAATTTCACCGCCCCCTTTGCGCGTCCGTTCAACGATTGCTTCCAAACGCTCTGCCGGAAGAATTTTTTCTAGTGGAATCCCACCTGCATAAGAGTAGCGAACTAATGGAACCATATCATCGCCGTGGCCGCCGAGCACAAAGCTTGAAATGTCCTCAACTGATACGTTCAATTCTTGTGCGACAAATGTATTAAAACGCGCCGTGTCCAAAACGCCAGATTGGCCGATCACACGATTTTTGGAAAATCCGGTTGTTTTGAAGGAAACATAAGTCATTGCATCAACTGGATTGCTCAGCACGATAATATAGCTGTCCGGAGCGAAGCGAACGGTTTGTTCGGAAACGTTTTTCATTATTTCCGCATTTGTTGTGACTAAGTCATCCCGGGTCATTCCCGGCTGACGGGGAAGGCCAGCCGTGATAATTACTAAATCAGCATCCTTTATCTCTTCATAATGTGAAGTGCCCACAATATCCACATTAAAACGTTGCACAGGGCTCACTTGCAACAGATCGAGCGCCTTGCCCTTCGTAGGGCCTGACATCGACGGTACATCAACGAGTATGATATCGCCAAGTTCCTTTTCAGCTAACATAAGGGCAGCGGTTGCTCCTGTACTCCCAGCGCCGATGACCGCAATTTTTCGTCGTTTAAAAGCCATTGGTTTCCCTCCTGCCTATCGTTGTTCCACTGCGATGTCAATGGAATCGATAATTCCAATAATTAGCGCATCAATGGGCAATGAATGCTCTTTTGCAAAATTGGCAGATGAGCTTCCTCTCGTTACCATGACCTTATCTCCCACTCCGGCGCCAATTCGATCCACTGCCACGTAAGCCGAGTCAATAGCCGATCCATTTGGAAGTTCCGGCTGAACGATTAAAAATTTTAAACCTTGCAAATCATCTTCTTTTTTTGTTGCCCAAACATTTCCTATTACTGTGCCTATTTGCATAAACGCTCATTCCTTTTTATCTATGACAATAATTTTTTTTGCAAGTTCACGGGCGGAATCCCGGGCTAGAGGAGTGACGATTGTTTTTTTGCCAATAAATATCTCGTTGCTTTTACTCTCTATCACATCCTTTTCCGTAAGCAGCTTTTTTTCATAACGCCGAGTAACGCTTCGGGAAGTAGAAGCAAATTCTGATAATGAAAGAAACTGGACACCAAATTTTTCAAGCATCTGTTTATAGTTTACTAGGTGAGCGGCGTAGTTTTGGTTCATCTCTTTTTGCACCCCGGAGTCCAAAAGCCATACTAATTCTTCCGATGGGATGAAAGTGATGCTTATCCCCCGATTCATAAAAAGGGAAAACAATTGACTCTCATCTGTATCTGTCATCCCAAGTGCTGCTTTTACAAGCAAATCTTGGGATACATGCAGGAAAACAGCTTCTTTCGTCTTTTCCGGGATGGTTACAGGCGCAGACATTTGAATAATGTTCCATTGTTTTTCCAATATTTCTATCGACTTCTGTTCCCGGGCATTAACAACGAATAGATTTTTCTTTTTATCATTTTCATCCAGCTTCTCTAGAACTGCCGTAACAATCTGTTCAATGAGTTTCCGCTCGATCATCATAGGGAACCTGCATACTTTATTAATTTTCCTTTTTCGCCTGTTGAAATGAACCCTGCATTCGCTTCATCTGTGTCGATATGCATCTCAAGCTTGTAATTTGGCGAAACTCGAATGAGTACTTTTTCAAAAGAAACAGGCCTTTCATTCTCCGCCTGAACCCGGACAAAATCTCCGTTTTTTACAGAAAATGCTTCCGCATCATCAGGATGCATATGAATATGCGCCCCTGCGATGATTAGCCCTTCTTGTAAATAAATGCTGCCTTTCGGCCCTAAAATCGTAACAGGGGATGAACCTTTTATATCGCCGGATTCCCGTATTGGCGGATCAAGTCCGAGCTGAATAGCATCGGTTTTGCTTATTTCGACTTGTGTTGCTTTTCTAATGGGGCCAAGTACGCGAACGTTATTCATGCTTCCTTTTGGGCCTGCAATGAGGACCGTTTCATTTGCCGCAAATTGTCCAGGTTGGGTTAAATCATTTTTTTTCGTTAATGCATACCCCTTTCCAAAAAGTGTTTCTAAATCAGCTTGACTTAGATGACAATGCCTGGCAGAAACAGCGATCGGAATCATTTTTGGAGGAAAAGGCTTACTCGAAAGTTGATTGATCACCTCCTCAACAATCGATTGGATAACCTCCTGCTTCACTTCTATCGCCCCCTTTCTGAACTCAGATGTCAGAAGCCTGATTGGTATAGCTTTGCTATATGATTAGGAACAAAAGATTTTAATAGCAGTCTTTTGAGTTTGGATATCTAAACGAAGAGAACCGAAGAGCGGTCAACATTGTTTTTACTCTCAGTCGCTCGGAAGGTCTCGAAGTGTCTTGAATGCATCCTTGCCAAACTCAAACCAACTGTGTTTAAAATCCTTTTATTCAATTTATATAGAATAAATTTTCTTTTCTAATTTTGCAGAAAGAGAACACAATCTATTAAGTTTCGATATTTAATTTAGGCAAGATGCTTTCGAGTTCATTATGCGGGCGCGGAATCACATGAACAGATAGAAGTTCACCGACACGCTCCGCAGCTGCGGCTCCTGATTCCGTAGCGGCTTTTACAGCGCCGACGTCCCCTCTGACTAAAACGGTTACAATCCCTCCGCCAACATGGACTTTGCCTACAACCTGGACATTCGCCGCTTTAACCATCGCATCAGCCGCTTCAATTGAAGCAACTAATCCTTTTGTTTCAATCATGCCTAAAGAAGTCAGCTCTCTTGACATTTTTATTCCTCCACTCAATGTTTAAAATAATTTCCTTGTCCCCTCGTCAGGATTTGCGATCACTTGAAAGGCGATAAGTGCTCCTAATTTTTCCGCAATCCGTTTCCCTGTTTCAACTGCTGCTTGCACAGCGCTAAGCTCTCCTTCAACTAAGATGGTATATAGCGCTTGACTCACCTCTTCCTGTTTCACAAGCATGACATCCGCAGACTTTAACATGGCATCCGCTACTGCGATTGAAGCTGCCGGCCCCAATGTTTCAATCATCCCTACCGCTTTCGCCACAGAAGTTCTACCTTCAAAATAAAAAGATTTCATTTCATGGCAAAATGCCGGCAAGTTCATTGTGGGGGCGGGGAATGACATGAACGGAAAGAAGCTCGCCTACACGCTGTGCCGCTTCGCTTCCAGAATCTGTCGCCGCCTTAACCGCACCAACATCTCCTGTAACTAGAACGGTAACGATTCCTCCTCCGACATGAACTTTTCCTACTAGATTCACATTGGCCGCTTTCACCATTGCATCAGCCGCTTCCAGCGATGCGACCAATCCTTTCGTTTCAATCATACCGAGTGCACCGTTTATTTCTTTGCCCATGTGTTTCCCTCCTCATTACATTTTCGTATATTGTTCGATGACGCTTTGCACTATTTGAGAGATCTCTTCATGATCAATTGCCTGTGGTTTCATGGCTGTCTCTTTTACTACTTGATTAACGATTTCATGAATGTCATTCTTGTTCGAATGCTTTTCTATTTGAAGAATGCCAGGTTGGGATGGCTTTGGTATTGAAATTTCTTTCATTCCGTATGCGACACGTTTTATATTTAATAAATGGTGTGCTGTAATATTGTCCGATGAAATATTCCCGCCAAACGAACCACACCCAAGCGTTAAAGACGGTGTTAAGCCTGTTGTCGCCCCTGCTGCACCGATCGATGCGAGCGTGTTCACCATGATTCGTGATACAGGCATGTGAAGACTAAACTTTTCCACTGCCTTTTCGTCATTTGAGTGAATGGAACAACTATGCCCCTTCCCACCAAGATGTAATAATTCAACGCAAATGTTTATTGCTTCCTCATCATTCGCTGCTGTATATAAAGGAAAAATTGGCGCGAGCTTTTCGATTGAGAGTGGAATATCCCTTCCTATTCGTTCCTCTTCTGCGATTAAAACCCGGGTTTCATCAGGCACACGAAATCCGGCCATTTCAGCAATGATGCGGGCTGAACGTCCAACAATTTTCGGATTGAGCTTCCCTTTCGATGGAGAGATAACGTTTTCCAACATTGCCTTTTCAGATGAATCCAAGAAATAGCCACCGCCATTTTTTAGCTCTCTAACCGTCATTTCCTTAATATTTTTATGAACGACAATCGCTTGTTCCGTCGAACAAAGCGTGCCATTATCGAACGTTTTGCTATCCATGATCATGTTGGCGGCCTTCCTTACATTGGCCGTTTTCTCAACATAAACAGGTCCATTGCCTGGCCCTACACCATAGGCAGGTTTTCCCGAGCTATAAGCCGCACGGACTAATCCCCCTCCACCTGTAGCCAAAATTAAATCGATATCTTTATGCTTCATCAATTCAGTCGTTGTAGCCAACGCCGGCCTTGTTATCCATCCGATTAATCCTTCCGGAGCGCCTGCTTCCACTGCCGCCCGATGGCATATTTTTAGAGCTTCGACTGTACATTTCATCGCTGATGGATGCGGACTTACGACGATTCCATTTTGTGCTTTCAAGGAAATGAGTGTTTTAAAAATGGCTGTTGAAGTTGGATTTGTCGTCGGGCAAATCGCCGCAATCACCCCAAATGGATATGCAATTTCAGTGACCTTCAATTGATGATTGATTCGAATGACCCCTACTGTTTTTTCATCTTTAATTGATTCGTAGACACCCATTGAGCCTAGCTCGTTTTTTATTTTTTTATGCTCGATTACTCCCATGCCGGTTTCTTCAACTGCCAGCCGGGCTAGCCATTCGGACTTACTGTATGCGGCTTCTGCTATGTTTTTTACGATGTGGTCAACTTGTTCCTGAGAAAATTCCTGAAACCTATGTTGCGCTTCTTTCGACCGTTTCACAGCTTCTCTCATCTCTTGCATTGATTTCAAATCGTAATCAAGTTCGATCGCTGT carries:
- a CDS encoding FAD-binding oxidoreductase → MISSNLEGVLPKEQIKNNDGQEHPLGNGGIQIIEALSEEDISKVLAYAHQHDKTVNIISGGTKRGFGGTKKQADILLSLAKYKGIVEHSVGDLTLTVKPGTTLKEISDELAKHGQRVALDTPWPELATIGGIVAANDSGPKRLLYGSARDLVIGTRIVYADGRVIRTGGKVVKNVAGYDMNKLFIGSMGTLGVISEITVKLRPISKYEGLSLLHFPQGKEQEIRQFAVKLLDSTMEPVSLELLTPSLAERFTGKASYTLAISFEDREKAVLAQEDWVAQNLPAGVELANLNQEEAKKWWHNFRHIGPNGHNDEKNEANTQAALKIGSNNLDVISNLETAERFAHEYHVSIEAHGGLGHGISRVYVKGFPEDIVSYTKALRAKVEEKRGYVVCTHLPFALRETIDAWGEDPGYFALLEGIKLANDPKKILNRGRFVGGI
- a CDS encoding FadR/GntR family transcriptional regulator, giving the protein MLQVEKISGKKVSDIVVEQIEEWIRSGSVQPGEKLPSVREMCELFDVGRSAVRDALTTLKGRGLVNVKHGEGTFVCHFDTAQLLPDILLVQKSDISKLYQVRKILEAGIAEMAALNATEKQLNIMEKELDELVNAKTLKGWEADYRFHLAIAEASGNEILVDLMDTVSTTTKKGIMACHRIILSDEKLSRDVAEQHIAIYESMKAKDPIKARKAMYNHLTYVEELLDNHLNESGD
- a CDS encoding metallophosphoesterase family protein, which encodes MKIFYAGDLHAGETAFRKFTNAGTFYKADLVINGGDFTGKQVVPIVKNGDVYTCRYYGSTVKIKKANEIPDLERNLRDAGFYPFIISEDKLNKLTEDDAEQIIKEKQIEVLKQWLELADERFKAAGIPCILIPGSMDDFYLDDLLNSASYVQNGDGKIIEYNGYEILSIGGGIPSVFHYPREFSEEDLAQKIHDLAVEVKNMDKCIFNIHIPPYDTDLDQGTVYDEELKPVLDGDALATAPSGSKAVREAIEKYQPLLSLHGHVHESRGVTILGRTICMNAGTDYDQGMLRGALIDISSDGKLSYTLTAG
- a CDS encoding APC family permease codes for the protein MARTGLALFEQRSTGGVARQISPIDTMIYSSANPGLMFALVYIMWAPFLYPGAHMVWAILTVAQMFIIAGLYWLLSVAMPRSGGEYIYISRILHPSLGLMASFMITFTAISWTGILLNWLMKWSIVEFFYSIALIKGNDSTWLGVADFLNQTYIRAIIGTALLLFIYFIYYKGTKWMVKLAYITLGATLLGAITFIVANLVTGPETFANNFTQLTSLAYADVINLAQADGYPTKFLFGATIMAGSTYIILNTLGSTFGANLAGEVRNVQKSQLLALFGSLAILMFVWFIFYGMSYVNFGGMWSNSLYYLYNAGHTAYPFGSYDPFITIMIGIMTKSPIFVFLIAICFAFATFGSAAGLGFGPSRNFVAWSFDRLFPSKYMKLNEKTNSPTYALRTVIAGAWVFLMLDIFLPTWTENIGFTIFTWFLAWIFLGLSGILFSTRKKILFQSSPPIVKTKFLGVHVITILGWLTFLISVSICYYLLIPLFRGDISFTMIIVSFVLMITPLIIYFIMKRVHAKKGIDIDIQFQEIPSD
- the mdh gene encoding malate dehydrogenase, whose product is MAFKRRKIAVIGAGSTGATAALMLAEKELGDIILVDVPSMSGPTKGKALDLLQVSPVQRFNVDIVGTSHYEEIKDADLVIITAGLPRQPGMTRDDLVTTNAEIMKNVSEQTVRFAPDSYIIVLSNPVDAMTYVSFKTTGFSKNRVIGQSGVLDTARFNTFVAQELNVSVEDISSFVLGGHGDDMVPLVRYSYAGGIPLEKILPAERLEAIVERTRKGGGEIVNLLGNGSAYYAPAASVVEMAEAILKDKKRILPSIAYLEGEYGYQNIYLGVPTILGGDGIESIIELPLTTEEKEALNKSAQSVQNVLGSLRKGGW
- a CDS encoding EutN/CcmL family microcompartment protein, translated to MQIGTVIGNVWATKKEDDLQGLKFLIVQPELPNGSAIDSAYVAVDRIGAGVGDKVMVTRGSSSANFAKEHSLPIDALIIGIIDSIDIAVEQR
- the pduL gene encoding phosphate propanoyltransferase, with product MKQEVIQSIVEEVINQLSSKPFPPKMIPIAVSARHCHLSQADLETLFGKGYALTKKNDLTQPGQFAANETVLIAGPKGSMNNVRVLGPIRKATQVEISKTDAIQLGLDPPIRESGDIKGSSPVTILGPKGSIYLQEGLIIAGAHIHMHPDDAEAFSVKNGDFVRVQAENERPVSFEKVLIRVSPNYKLEMHIDTDEANAGFISTGEKGKLIKYAGSL
- a CDS encoding BMC domain-containing protein yields the protein MSRELTSLGMIETKGLVASIEAADAMVKAANVQVVGKVHVGGGIVTVLVRGDVGAVKAATESGAAAAERVGELLSVHVIPRPHNELESILPKLNIET
- a CDS encoding BMC domain-containing protein: MAKAVGMIETLGPAASIAVADAMLKSADVMLVKQEEVSQALYTILVEGELSAVQAAVETGKRIAEKLGALIAFQVIANPDEGTRKLF
- a CDS encoding BMC domain-containing protein, producing the protein MGKEINGALGMIETKGLVASLEAADAMVKAANVNLVGKVHVGGGIVTVLVTGDVGAVKAATDSGSEAAQRVGELLSVHVIPRPHNELAGILP
- a CDS encoding aldehyde dehydrogenase family protein; translation: MELDYDLKSMQEMREAVKRSKEAQHRFQEFSQEQVDHIVKNIAEAAYSKSEWLARLAVEETGMGVIEHKKIKNELGSMGVYESIKDEKTVGVIRINHQLKVTEIAYPFGVIAAICPTTNPTSTAIFKTLISLKAQNGIVVSPHPSAMKCTVEALKICHRAAVEAGAPEGLIGWITRPALATTTELMKHKDIDLILATGGGGLVRAAYSSGKPAYGVGPGNGPVYVEKTANVRKAANMIMDSKTFDNGTLCSTEQAIVVHKNIKEMTVRELKNGGGYFLDSSEKAMLENVISPSKGKLNPKIVGRSARIIAEMAGFRVPDETRVLIAEEERIGRDIPLSIEKLAPIFPLYTAANDEEAINICVELLHLGGKGHSCSIHSNDEKAVEKFSLHMPVSRIMVNTLASIGAAGATTGLTPSLTLGCGSFGGNISSDNITAHHLLNIKRVAYGMKEISIPKPSQPGILQIEKHSNKNDIHEIVNQVVKETAMKPQAIDHEEISQIVQSVIEQYTKM